In one Rhodohalobacter sp. 614A genomic region, the following are encoded:
- a CDS encoding sulfatase-like hydrolase/transferase yields the protein MFKKNSFKSSYRLKWPASLLCMITTTVMSMTNVGLAQDNDRPNILWLVSEDNSPYISAYGDGFAATPNIDRLADSGFTYTHAYANAPVCAPARNTIITGMYPPSNGTQHMRSNYPVTELIQFFPQLLKNSGYYVTNNSKEDYNIAEEQTNGIWNESSNEAHYNNREEDQPFFAVFNTNITHESSLFRVKPDEELRHDPAEVDLPPYHPDTPELRQQWAQYYDNIEDMDAWVGDKLRELEMSGEADNTIIFYYGDHGGVLPRSKRFVYETGTRVPLVISIPEKYKDLWPAGQPGSKVDRMVSFVDLAPTILSIAGVEVPDIMQGHAFLGDQATDPSEYVYMFRGRMDERYDMSRAARNRRFRYIRNYMPFRMYGQNVDFLFIATGAQSWRQTCAAGNCNEVQNRFFGTKPVEELYDTQNDPWEVHNLVDNPEYQDVLNEMRAETKGWMVEIKDTGVMPECLMRSVGQEQALYDYIRQENIDVEEWIDIANRAVSATEQDVPEFTRLLTSEDSVKRYWAAVALRILGESADSAAGELKTAVSEESAPFVHSMMAEALYSMAEKDIARQEFIELLEHDDSMVREFVLNAIDSVDDESQQIKDAVIEMSKRTNGLQWGNQDHRIVMHLLDKWNMNAEAVGLEIDMGWIGNFSP from the coding sequence ATGTTTAAGAAGAATTCATTTAAATCGTCATATCGCTTAAAATGGCCGGCCAGCCTCTTATGCATGATTACTACTACAGTCATGTCTATGACAAACGTTGGTTTGGCACAAGATAATGATCGACCAAACATCTTATGGCTGGTCAGCGAAGACAACAGCCCTTACATCAGTGCTTATGGAGATGGGTTTGCTGCCACTCCAAACATCGATAGATTAGCCGACAGCGGATTCACCTATACTCATGCTTACGCCAATGCACCGGTTTGTGCTCCCGCGCGGAATACCATCATCACGGGAATGTATCCTCCATCGAATGGAACACAACATATGAGGAGCAATTATCCGGTTACAGAGCTGATTCAATTCTTCCCGCAGCTGCTAAAAAATTCCGGCTATTATGTTACAAATAATTCGAAAGAGGATTACAATATCGCCGAAGAACAAACTAACGGGATTTGGAATGAGTCGAGCAATGAGGCGCATTACAACAACCGGGAAGAAGACCAGCCGTTTTTTGCGGTATTTAACACTAATATCACCCATGAAAGTTCTCTTTTTCGGGTAAAACCGGATGAGGAATTACGCCACGACCCTGCTGAAGTAGATTTGCCTCCCTATCATCCAGATACACCCGAGCTCCGCCAACAGTGGGCTCAGTATTACGATAACATTGAAGATATGGATGCATGGGTAGGGGATAAACTCCGGGAACTGGAGATGAGCGGGGAAGCTGATAACACCATTATTTTCTATTATGGAGACCATGGAGGTGTTCTGCCGCGCAGCAAGCGTTTTGTCTACGAAACCGGCACAAGAGTGCCACTCGTTATATCCATTCCTGAAAAATACAAAGATCTATGGCCGGCCGGACAACCCGGTAGTAAAGTAGATCGAATGGTAAGTTTTGTGGATCTTGCTCCCACTATTTTGAGTATCGCGGGGGTGGAAGTCCCAGATATTATGCAGGGTCATGCATTTTTGGGTGACCAGGCAACGGATCCTTCCGAATATGTGTACATGTTCCGGGGACGAATGGATGAACGCTACGATATGAGCCGAGCCGCTAGAAACCGCCGCTTTCGATACATACGCAATTATATGCCTTTCAGGATGTACGGACAAAATGTGGATTTTCTTTTTATAGCCACCGGTGCTCAATCCTGGAGACAGACTTGTGCCGCCGGAAACTGCAATGAAGTACAAAACCGGTTCTTTGGCACCAAACCTGTTGAAGAACTTTACGACACCCAAAATGATCCCTGGGAAGTGCACAACCTGGTGGATAACCCGGAATATCAGGATGTTTTAAATGAAATGAGAGCTGAGACGAAGGGTTGGATGGTGGAGATCAAAGATACAGGTGTAATGCCGGAGTGTCTGATGAGGTCTGTTGGACAGGAACAAGCTTTATATGATTATATCCGCCAGGAAAATATAGATGTTGAAGAGTGGATTGATATTGCAAACAGAGCTGTCTCTGCCACCGAACAGGATGTTCCGGAGTTTACAAGATTGCTGACATCAGAAGACTCTGTAAAGCGATATTGGGCAGCAGTTGCTCTTCGGATACTTGGTGAAAGCGCCGATTCTGCTGCTGGAGAGTTGAAAACAGCCGTTTCGGAAGAGTCGGCGCCATTTGTTCATTCAATGATGGCCGAGGCACTTTATTCGATGGCGGAGAAGGATATTGCACGGCAGGAGTTTATTGAACTCTTGGAGCATGATGATTCGATGGTTCGCGAGTTTGTATTAAATGCAATTGACAGTGTGGATGATGAGAGTCAACAGATCAAAGATGCCGTCATTGAAATGTCGAAAAGAACAAATGGATTGCAATGGGGCAATCAGGATCACCGAATTGTAATGCACCTTCTGGATAAATGGAATATGAATGCTGAGGCTGTTGGCCTTGAAATTGATATGGGTTGGATTGGAAATTTTTCACCATAG
- a CDS encoding sulfatase family protein produces the protein MKKMILAILLVITFGAISLSVAQPSNPSKPNIVIIFADDLGYGDLSSYGSPNIRTPNLDKMASEGQKWTNFYAAASVCTPSRAGLLTGRYPIRSGMASDVARVLFPNSKGGLPQQEITIAEQMKTAGYQTAMVGKWHLGHHEQYLPTRHGFDSYYGIPYSNDMDRTPENPQQGNYLDGYWEFANDPIPLEYFNVPLMRNTEIIERPADQNTITRRYTQESIKFIEENRDKPFFLYLAHNLPHIPLFVSDEFEGHSDAGLYGDVVEEIDHGVGQIMDKLTELEIAEQTLVVFTSDNGPWLIFETHGGSAGMLRAGKGMTWEGGMRVPGIFWWPGTVQPGIVTDIGSTMDLFTTASHLAGVEIPDDRIMDGVNLTPVLLGEGNSPRNEMLFYRGATLYAARKGSYKAHYIIEGAYGSFEQRTTLETPLLFNLSEDPGEKYDIADRHPEILAEIEEMVQVHKQNLVKVKDQLAEREDN, from the coding sequence ATGAAAAAAATGATATTAGCGATCCTCCTGGTCATAACTTTTGGAGCTATTTCTTTATCTGTTGCCCAGCCATCAAATCCATCCAAGCCCAACATTGTAATCATTTTTGCAGATGATTTAGGGTATGGTGATTTGAGTTCGTACGGCTCTCCAAATATCCGAACACCGAATCTCGATAAAATGGCGTCGGAGGGTCAAAAGTGGACCAATTTTTACGCTGCAGCCAGTGTTTGTACCCCTAGCCGTGCAGGTCTGTTGACGGGGCGTTATCCTATTCGAAGTGGTATGGCCAGTGATGTGGCGAGGGTTCTGTTCCCCAATTCAAAAGGGGGATTGCCACAGCAGGAAATCACAATAGCCGAGCAGATGAAAACGGCGGGATATCAGACTGCTATGGTCGGAAAGTGGCACCTGGGGCACCATGAACAATATCTGCCAACACGGCATGGCTTTGATTCCTACTACGGTATTCCCTATTCCAACGATATGGATCGAACGCCGGAAAATCCACAGCAGGGAAACTATTTAGACGGTTATTGGGAATTTGCTAATGATCCAATCCCTTTGGAATACTTCAACGTTCCGCTAATGAGAAATACTGAAATTATTGAGCGTCCGGCAGATCAAAATACCATTACCCGCCGGTATACGCAGGAGAGTATCAAATTTATTGAGGAGAATAGGGACAAGCCCTTTTTCCTTTATTTAGCACACAATCTGCCACATATTCCTCTTTTTGTTTCGGATGAATTCGAGGGACACAGTGATGCCGGGCTTTATGGAGATGTTGTTGAAGAAATTGATCACGGCGTTGGGCAAATCATGGATAAGCTTACTGAACTTGAAATTGCTGAACAAACATTAGTGGTATTTACTTCAGATAATGGTCCCTGGCTTATTTTTGAAACGCATGGAGGAAGTGCCGGCATGCTGCGTGCAGGTAAGGGAATGACCTGGGAAGGAGGTATGCGTGTTCCGGGAATTTTTTGGTGGCCCGGAACGGTACAGCCCGGTATTGTAACCGATATCGGCAGCACGATGGATCTGTTTACAACGGCAAGTCACCTGGCTGGAGTTGAAATACCGGACGACCGAATTATGGATGGAGTCAATTTAACACCAGTTTTATTGGGTGAGGGGAATTCTCCCAGAAATGAAATGCTGTTTTATCGGGGAGCTACCTTGTACGCGGCCCGAAAGGGTAGTTATAAGGCACACTATATCATCGAAGGAGCCTATGGCTCGTTTGAGCAGAGAACCACGCTGGAGACTCCACTCTTATTCAATTTAAGCGAAGATCCGGGGGAGAAATATGATATAGCAGATCGGCATCCCGAGATACTGGCTGAAATAGAAGAGATGGTTCAAGTCCATAAACAAAACCTTGTGAAGGTGAAAGATCAATTGGCTGAACGAGAAGATAACTGA
- a CDS encoding arylsulfatase: MKIQHYKIPIVFILTFLIFFAGLSIAKSQNSKRPNIVYILLDDAGFSDLGSYGSEINTPNMDQLATEGIRYNHFETRAICSPTRAALLTGRNSQAVGMMDLAGGSEDGPAHSRGYVTPEAAIVAQILKENGYQTTATGKWHLTPPQEMFDESTNSASTRRNWPTGKGFDNFYGWLTGWTDQYNPSGRGQRIIEGDMPAEENNPGGEHVSEEIVTKAIQYLDEGFKTNPEQPQFLYLAFGAIHAPIQVPEEYIEKYNGAYDEGWDKIRLERFERQKRIGIIPEDAVLTARHLDDPAWNSLSDEEKAVFARFMEVYAGFTEHTDEQIGRLINYLKSSGQYDNTVIFLMSDNGAAPEAGVEGNFEHPYGGQMTISEMYNRLDELGSENSSALYQRPWARVGATPFQKYKLWPHGGGVRDPLIITWPEKIRDSGSIRTQYVETIDITPTVLDILDIGAPEELDGVEQMDFHGESILPTFTDPNASTRTTQFYLMRGNRAIYHDGWKAIAIHERGTDFEDDHWELYHVEKDFSEAVDLSAQYPEKVEEMKALWWTEAEKYGGLPLLEFRPPWLRNNNDDDDDD, encoded by the coding sequence ATGAAAATTCAGCATTATAAGATTCCAATAGTATTCATTCTAACTTTTTTAATTTTCTTTGCAGGATTATCCATTGCAAAATCTCAAAATTCAAAAAGGCCAAACATCGTCTATATTCTTCTTGACGATGCAGGGTTTTCTGATCTCGGTTCTTATGGATCAGAAATCAACACTCCGAATATGGATCAACTGGCAACAGAGGGTATCAGGTACAACCATTTTGAGACTCGGGCTATATGTTCACCCACCCGGGCGGCACTGTTGACTGGAAGAAACAGCCAGGCTGTAGGTATGATGGATCTGGCCGGTGGCAGCGAGGATGGACCTGCTCATTCCCGTGGATATGTGACACCAGAAGCAGCTATAGTCGCACAAATTCTTAAAGAAAATGGTTATCAGACAACTGCAACCGGGAAATGGCACCTTACTCCGCCACAAGAAATGTTTGATGAATCAACCAATAGTGCTTCCACAAGAAGGAACTGGCCGACCGGAAAAGGGTTTGATAATTTTTACGGATGGTTGACAGGTTGGACCGACCAATATAATCCATCCGGCCGAGGTCAGCGCATAATCGAAGGTGATATGCCGGCAGAAGAGAACAATCCCGGTGGTGAACACGTTTCTGAAGAAATCGTTACAAAAGCTATTCAATACCTTGATGAAGGGTTTAAAACCAATCCGGAACAACCTCAATTTTTATATCTGGCATTTGGTGCCATTCATGCTCCCATCCAGGTTCCCGAAGAGTATATTGAAAAATACAATGGAGCTTACGATGAAGGATGGGACAAAATTCGCCTGGAACGTTTTGAACGACAAAAACGAATTGGGATCATCCCCGAGGATGCTGTTTTAACGGCCCGCCATTTGGATGACCCGGCATGGAACAGCCTTTCGGATGAGGAAAAAGCAGTTTTTGCCCGTTTTATGGAAGTATATGCCGGTTTTACAGAACATACCGATGAACAAATCGGACGACTGATTAATTACCTCAAAAGTTCCGGACAGTATGATAATACCGTGATTTTCCTGATGTCGGATAACGGGGCTGCTCCAGAAGCCGGCGTTGAGGGAAATTTTGAGCATCCGTATGGCGGCCAAATGACAATTTCAGAAATGTATAACAGGCTTGATGAGCTCGGTTCTGAAAATTCATCCGCACTTTATCAACGGCCCTGGGCCCGGGTTGGAGCCACTCCATTTCAGAAGTACAAATTGTGGCCTCATGGGGGCGGAGTCCGTGATCCGTTGATCATCACATGGCCGGAAAAAATTCGCGACAGCGGGTCTATTCGTACCCAATACGTGGAAACCATCGACATCACCCCAACAGTTCTTGATATCCTGGATATTGGAGCACCGGAAGAACTTGACGGCGTCGAGCAAATGGATTTTCATGGAGAGAGTATTTTGCCAACATTTACCGATCCGAATGCCTCGACCCGAACAACCCAATTCTATTTGATGCGGGGGAACCGTGCCATCTACCATGATGGGTGGAAAGCCATTGCCATCCATGAACGAGGTACGGATTTTGAGGACGATCATTGGGAACTCTATCATGTTGAGAAGGACTTCTCCGAAGCTGTTGACCTCTCTGCTCAATACCCCGAAAAAGTGGAGGAGATGAAAGCACTCTGGTGGACAGAAGCCGAAAAATATGGTGGACTTCCTCTTTTGGAATTCCGTCCGCCCTGGCTTCGAAATAATAATGATGATGATGATGATGATTAA
- a CDS encoding sulfatase-like hydrolase/transferase, producing the protein MASTRIEFQEVNRKILTGILLVFVIVGCVSSTSKEADKKPNVILIMADDLGYSGISAFGGIDLETPALDKLAEDGVIATNFHANAPVCSPTRVSIMTGSYQQRAGLNFIYPESSPSGEKSSAYGLVPETHPSFVKLLQDAGYRTGVFGKWHLGMDESFNPVNHGFDEFRGFLKGNVDFISHMNTTPEVDWWHNTEPTDEPGYATDLINQYSVDFIKESEGEPFFLYIPHAAIHTPIQGRNDPPIRTEEIYAYSNEGDMPEEEFQRRYREMIKIMDDGVKMIVEELERQEILDNTFIIFISDNGATATAAEKYPGANGFFRGSKATLYEAGTRVPAIFYYPKSMEKKKTDEMMLTMDLMPTILDITGIENNREIDGVSLLPILVHNQPMPDRKVFWANINSIAMQDREWKLIWQNSTGFGNSGGPPELSVELFNMMIDPKEENDLKEYYPEKTDSMKAEIMEWWEEVTHGTRLEGSSPHEFDFSLFRR; encoded by the coding sequence ATGGCGAGCACACGAATTGAATTTCAAGAAGTGAACAGGAAAATATTAACGGGCATTTTACTTGTTTTCGTAATTGTGGGTTGTGTAAGTAGCACATCCAAAGAGGCAGACAAAAAGCCAAATGTAATCCTCATTATGGCAGACGATCTGGGGTACTCCGGTATTTCTGCTTTTGGCGGTATTGATCTTGAAACCCCGGCGTTAGACAAGCTTGCTGAAGATGGAGTGATTGCAACAAATTTTCATGCAAATGCACCCGTGTGTTCTCCAACAAGAGTATCCATTATGACCGGTTCCTATCAACAGAGAGCAGGCCTTAATTTTATCTATCCTGAAAGCAGTCCATCAGGAGAAAAAAGTTCTGCATATGGGTTGGTTCCGGAAACGCATCCCTCATTTGTTAAACTGCTTCAGGATGCCGGATACAGAACCGGTGTTTTTGGAAAATGGCACTTGGGGATGGACGAGAGCTTCAACCCTGTAAATCATGGTTTTGATGAATTTCGTGGGTTTCTGAAGGGGAATGTTGATTTTATTTCTCATATGAACACCACACCAGAAGTTGATTGGTGGCACAACACAGAACCCACCGATGAGCCCGGTTATGCTACTGACCTTATCAACCAGTATTCTGTTGATTTTATAAAAGAAAGTGAAGGGGAGCCATTCTTCCTTTACATTCCGCACGCAGCTATTCACACACCGATCCAGGGAAGGAATGATCCGCCTATCCGGACTGAAGAAATCTATGCATACAGCAATGAGGGAGATATGCCGGAAGAGGAATTTCAGCGCCGATACCGGGAGATGATAAAAATAATGGATGATGGTGTAAAAATGATTGTGGAGGAATTAGAGAGGCAGGAAATTTTAGATAATACGTTCATCATTTTTATTTCAGACAATGGAGCTACCGCAACTGCTGCAGAAAAATATCCAGGGGCGAATGGTTTCTTCAGAGGGAGTAAGGCAACCTTATACGAAGCAGGAACTCGTGTTCCAGCCATCTTTTACTATCCAAAATCTATGGAGAAGAAAAAAACGGATGAGATGATGCTTACCATGGACCTGATGCCCACAATTCTTGACATTACGGGTATTGAAAACAATAGAGAAATTGATGGTGTATCTCTTTTACCAATACTGGTGCACAATCAACCGATGCCGGATAGAAAGGTATTTTGGGCTAATATAAATTCTATTGCCATGCAGGACCGTGAATGGAAACTTATATGGCAAAACAGTACAGGTTTTGGAAATTCGGGTGGGCCACCTGAGTTATCAGTTGAATTGTTCAATATGATGATAGATCCAAAAGAGGAGAATGATCTGAAGGAATATTATCCTGAAAAAACAGATAGTATGAAAGCCGAGATCATGGAATGGTGGGAAGAAGTGACACATGGAACCAGACTCGAGGGGTCTTCACCTCATGAATTTGATTTTTCACTATTCAGAAGATAA
- a CDS encoding RagB/SusD family nutrient uptake outer membrane protein has translation MKNKKNTILIVNLIFIILFLGCEDVLETTAYSELTTETILNSEDGINSVLNDSYAEFRDSYLYRIWGPDITTGFVWSRGGSIEVDFVDYENFTWSTTHAQINTHWQTLYQAIRNANIVLANLAGDNFSGEFVQLKTAEARFLRAYSYYELYSVFGPVPLLTTPEDLILPRASEEEIKTFITNELTAAAADLPWPSDAFGRATKGSALGVLTKFYLNTKQWSHAASTAQEIISSNQHELMDNYKDVFSFEHEGNSELLWAITYNSQGANQFLNALVFPNAGYPFPPGNSAFAAVTYVFDDKVDMFDESDSRSDLIVKQYTNTNTGQVVQLYGNDQSIPAKYPHDPNASGTFEGQDIPVVRYADILLSRAEALNETEGPTQEAIDLINQVRERAGASAVSTGDFTQESLRNFILQERTREFYFEGKSRSDQIRHGVFISNAQARGVNNAQPHHRLFPIPQAEMDANPEMIQNEGY, from the coding sequence ATGAAAAACAAAAAAAATACAATACTGATCGTTAATTTGATCTTTATAATACTGTTTTTAGGATGCGAAGATGTACTGGAAACCACAGCTTATTCAGAGTTAACCACCGAAACAATTTTGAACTCTGAGGATGGTATTAATTCAGTATTAAATGATTCTTATGCCGAATTTCGTGACTCCTATCTATATCGTATATGGGGACCCGACATTACAACCGGATTTGTATGGAGCCGCGGAGGGTCTATTGAAGTGGATTTTGTAGACTATGAAAACTTTACCTGGAGTACCACACATGCCCAGATAAACACACATTGGCAAACTTTATACCAGGCGATTCGGAATGCAAATATTGTGTTAGCAAACCTTGCCGGAGATAACTTTTCAGGTGAGTTTGTTCAGTTAAAAACCGCAGAAGCAAGATTTCTTCGTGCGTACAGCTATTATGAGCTATACTCGGTATTCGGTCCTGTTCCGCTTTTAACAACTCCGGAAGACCTGATACTTCCAAGAGCATCAGAAGAAGAAATAAAAACCTTTATTACCAACGAATTGACAGCAGCAGCTGCTGATTTGCCCTGGCCTTCAGATGCATTCGGCAGAGCAACAAAAGGAAGTGCGTTAGGTGTACTGACAAAATTCTACCTGAATACAAAACAGTGGAGTCATGCCGCAAGTACAGCCCAGGAAATCATCAGTTCCAATCAACATGAGTTGATGGATAATTATAAAGATGTTTTCTCATTTGAACATGAAGGCAATTCCGAACTTCTCTGGGCAATCACATACAATTCGCAGGGAGCAAATCAATTTCTTAATGCTCTTGTTTTTCCTAATGCAGGGTATCCATTCCCACCAGGAAACTCGGCATTTGCGGCTGTCACATATGTTTTTGATGACAAAGTTGATATGTTTGATGAGTCCGATTCCCGGAGCGATCTAATTGTCAAACAGTATACAAATACCAATACAGGGCAAGTCGTTCAACTATACGGTAATGACCAATCCATTCCGGCTAAATATCCGCATGACCCGAATGCCTCAGGAACATTTGAAGGACAAGACATTCCAGTTGTGCGGTATGCCGATATTCTATTGAGCCGGGCTGAAGCATTGAATGAAACAGAGGGGCCTACTCAGGAAGCGATTGATCTTATTAACCAGGTGAGGGAAAGAGCCGGCGCTTCTGCGGTGAGTACGGGTGATTTTACTCAGGAATCCCTGCGTAATTTTATTCTTCAGGAACGAACCCGCGAGTTTTATTTTGAAGGGAAGTCGCGTAGTGATCAAATAAGGCATGGCGTATTCATTTCCAACGCACAGGCTCGTGGAGTAAATAATGCACAGCCACATCACCGTCTGTTTCCGATTCCCCAAGCTGAGATGGATGCGAACCCCGAAATGATCCAGAATGAAGGGTATTAA